In one Bacillus rossius redtenbacheri isolate Brsri chromosome 11, Brsri_v3, whole genome shotgun sequence genomic region, the following are encoded:
- the LOC134537005 gene encoding ras-related protein Ral-a isoform X1, with protein sequence MSKKPNQQPALHKVIMVGSGGVGKSALTLQFMYDEFVEDYEPTKADSYRKKVVLDGEEVQIDILDTAGQEDYAAIRDNYFRSGEGFLCVFSITEDDSFQATQEFREQILRVKNDENIPFLLVGNKSDLEEKRKVALAEAQGRAQQWGVPYVETSAKTRENVDKVGAPLSFHSPLLSSTIHRSHPLFTSLCLSLSLSLSLSAFLFHHNT encoded by the exons ATGTCGAAGAAACCAAATCAACAACCTGCGCTGCATAAAGTGATCATGGTCGGTAGCGGAGGAGTTGGGAAATCCGCTCTCACGCTGCAGTTCATGTACGATGag TTTGTTGAAGATTATGAACCTACCAAAGCTGATTCATACCGGAAAAAAGTGGTGCTTGATGGCGAAGAGGTTCAGATTGACATACTTGATACAGCAGGCCAAGAGGACTATGCAGCTATTAG GGACAATTATTTCCGAAGTGGAGAGGGCTTCCTGTGTGTGTTTTCCATCACCGAGGACGATAGTTTCCAAGCGACACAAGAATTCAG GGAGCAGATCCTGCGGGTGAAGAACGACGAGAACATCCCGTTCCTGCTGGTGGGCAACAAGAGCGACCTGGAGGAGAAGCGCAAGGTGGCGCTGGCGGAGGCCCAGGGCCGCGCCCAGCAGTGGGGCGTGCCGTACGTCGAGACCTCCGCCAAGACGCGCGAGAACGTGGACAAGGTGGGCGCTCCACTCTCATTCCACTCTCCACTGCTCTCTTCCACTATCCACCGTTCTCATCCACTCTTCACctctctctgtctttctctctctctctctctctctctctctgcctttcTCTTTCATCATAACACTTAA
- the LOC134537005 gene encoding ras-related protein Ral-a isoform X3, with translation MSKKPNQQPALHKVIMVGSGGVGKSALTLQFMYDEFVEDYEPTKADSYRKKVVLDGEEVQIDILDTAGQEDYAAIRDNYFRSGEGFLCVFSITEDDSFQATQEFREQILRVKNDENIPFLLVGNKSDLEEKRKVALAEAQGRAQQWGVPYVETSAKTRENVDKVFYDLMRKIVLQKASENKSDAPDGADARCCAIL, from the exons ATGTCGAAGAAACCAAATCAACAACCTGCGCTGCATAAAGTGATCATGGTCGGTAGCGGAGGAGTTGGGAAATCCGCTCTCACGCTGCAGTTCATGTACGATGag TTTGTTGAAGATTATGAACCTACCAAAGCTGATTCATACCGGAAAAAAGTGGTGCTTGATGGCGAAGAGGTTCAGATTGACATACTTGATACAGCAGGCCAAGAGGACTATGCAGCTATTAG GGACAATTATTTCCGAAGTGGAGAGGGCTTCCTGTGTGTGTTTTCCATCACCGAGGACGATAGTTTCCAAGCGACACAAGAATTCAG GGAGCAGATCCTGCGGGTGAAGAACGACGAGAACATCCCGTTCCTGCTGGTGGGCAACAAGAGCGACCTGGAGGAGAAGCGCAAGGTGGCGCTGGCGGAGGCCCAGGGCCGCGCCCAGCAGTGGGGCGTGCCGTACGTCGAGACCTCCGCCAAGACGCGCGAGAACGTGGACAAG GTTTTCTACGACCTGATGCGCAAGATTGTGCTCCAGAAAGCATCCGAGAACAAAAGTGATGCACCTGACGGGGCTGACGCGCGGTGCTGTGCAATTTTGTGA
- the LOC134537005 gene encoding ras-related protein Ral-a isoform X2, with product MSKKPNQQPALHKVIMVGSGGVGKSALTLQFMYDEFVEDYEPTKADSYRKKVVLDGEEVQIDILDTAGQEDYAAIRDNYFRSGEGFLCVFSITEDDSFQATQEFREQILRVKNDENIPFLLVGNKSDLEEKRKVALAEAQGRAQQWGVPYVETSAKTRENVDKVFFDLMREIRSRKMEDNKASNGRGRKDKNKRKKLKCAIL from the exons ATGTCGAAGAAACCAAATCAACAACCTGCGCTGCATAAAGTGATCATGGTCGGTAGCGGAGGAGTTGGGAAATCCGCTCTCACGCTGCAGTTCATGTACGATGag TTTGTTGAAGATTATGAACCTACCAAAGCTGATTCATACCGGAAAAAAGTGGTGCTTGATGGCGAAGAGGTTCAGATTGACATACTTGATACAGCAGGCCAAGAGGACTATGCAGCTATTAG GGACAATTATTTCCGAAGTGGAGAGGGCTTCCTGTGTGTGTTTTCCATCACCGAGGACGATAGTTTCCAAGCGACACAAGAATTCAG GGAGCAGATCCTGCGGGTGAAGAACGACGAGAACATCCCGTTCCTGCTGGTGGGCAACAAGAGCGACCTGGAGGAGAAGCGCAAGGTGGCGCTGGCGGAGGCCCAGGGCCGCGCCCAGCAGTGGGGCGTGCCGTACGTCGAGACCTCCGCCAAGACGCGCGAGAACGTGGACAAG GTGTTTTTCGACCTGATGCGGGAAATTCGGTCTCGGAAGATGGAGGACAATAAGGCTAGCAATGGGCGCGGTAGAAAAGACAAGAACAAGAGGAAGAAACTCAAGTGCGCCATCCTCTAG
- the LOC134537005 gene encoding ras-related protein Ral-a isoform X4, protein MSKKPNQQPALHKVIMVGSGGVGKSALTLQFMYDEFVEDYEPTKADSYRKKVVLDGEEVQIDILDTAGQEDYAAIRDNYFRSGEGFLCVFSITEDDSFQATQEFREQILRVKNDENIPFLLVGNKSDLEEKRKVALAEAQGRAQQWGVPYVETSAKTRENVDKGL, encoded by the exons ATGTCGAAGAAACCAAATCAACAACCTGCGCTGCATAAAGTGATCATGGTCGGTAGCGGAGGAGTTGGGAAATCCGCTCTCACGCTGCAGTTCATGTACGATGag TTTGTTGAAGATTATGAACCTACCAAAGCTGATTCATACCGGAAAAAAGTGGTGCTTGATGGCGAAGAGGTTCAGATTGACATACTTGATACAGCAGGCCAAGAGGACTATGCAGCTATTAG GGACAATTATTTCCGAAGTGGAGAGGGCTTCCTGTGTGTGTTTTCCATCACCGAGGACGATAGTTTCCAAGCGACACAAGAATTCAG GGAGCAGATCCTGCGGGTGAAGAACGACGAGAACATCCCGTTCCTGCTGGTGGGCAACAAGAGCGACCTGGAGGAGAAGCGCAAGGTGGCGCTGGCGGAGGCCCAGGGCCGCGCCCAGCAGTGGGGCGTGCCGTACGTCGAGACCTCCGCCAAGACGCGCGAGAACGTGGACAAG gGCTTGTAA